In the Chaetodon trifascialis isolate fChaTrf1 chromosome 15, fChaTrf1.hap1, whole genome shotgun sequence genome, TGAGCTGGAGCTCATGAGGCCTCAGACACACTTAATGGGATTATGGTAATATAATTTTGTGACGCTGACCTCGGGCCGGTGCCAGGTTTCTTCCACATCCTCAGACAAAGGCAGGGAGCTCACCAAGGGTTCCAGCAGGCTGGCCCAGCTCAGCCTCTTGGCACAGGCCGACGTCCTCATGGGGCCAGTGCAAGATGGATGGCTGTGGGGCAAAGTCTCACTTCCTAACTTCTTGCTCAAACAGTGAACAAAATCAAATGGTGGCAGGAGGGGATCGTAAACTTAAATAAACATCATTTTCCCAAGAGTGAGCTGGATCCCACGAATGTAATAATCAATACGGTTTACGGTAGGAAATGTGCCCTCCCTTTGCTCCCAACTTGAATCAGCACGGAGCAGTTTTTCAGCTGAGGGTGTAGCTTCCATGGAGACGGCCTTGTGGTCAGCTTGTCGTTCTCCGTGATTTAGCAGGGGTTTCCTCCACTGGATGTTTCTTATTGGTTTAAGAAAGAATTTTATGGACTGGACAATTTAAAAGCAACTCAGTGTGGGGGTCAATTCAAACTGTCTCTGTGGATAATCTAAACAGAGGACTGGTTACCAGtgaaacaaatacacaaagaaatacaaatacacaataAACTGGTCATGAGATCTATGAGATTCGGTTtgaaatacaaacataaatCTTGATATGATTTTATGTTCATGTTAACGTTGATTAAACCACTTTATGAACAGTTTTCCTCGAAATACCAGAAGTCATATCATCAGAAAAAGTTTGGAATGCTGGCTGACTCTTCatcttgttttgtctcattttactttgttgtgtattttattgttgTCCAGTCTCCACGGGTGTATCACTGAATTTTCCcccccttttccttttcttttcctcttccttttgcCTTCAGAAAGACCACCCATAGGGTTCGGAGGGGGCAGACGTTTCTGTGGAATAATAATGGGGTCGTCCTGGGAAAATTGCCCATGGAAAGGCCTGcccaacaaaaaaagaaaaaaaaaaagaaagaaagaaagaaaaatttgGTCTTGTTTCCGATCCTTCTCGGAAACATTCATCAGGGCACTCCTGCTGTTTGGAGGGGAGCGGTCCCATTGCCGGCCCCAGTCCACTCACTGGCAGGGTCACTATGCCACTGCCAAGACTTTCTGAGGTCAGAAGGCTGCGGCACAAGCTTTAGAAAagatgcttttgtttgtcttgccCTGATTTTTGTTAAATATAAACCCACAGTAATGATGGATTTCCTAGAAGCTGGATATCTGAAAATTTCTGTGTAATTTCAAAGTTAAATTTCTAGTAGCTGCTGTGCTCCTTATTGCTTCTCTTGGCAAGTTACTGCATGGAACATTCTGAAATTTATCATTATGTTTGGGCTGCTACTGGGCAAGGCTGTGTCTGTCAAGCCCAGTGAATGAGTCACCATGGTCTCACACAGGGAAAGCCTCAAtcctgatgtcatttcctgATGGTGTGCTACTCCGTGACAACACCACATGACACACTATTCTGATGAAATACGCTGAAAGTGGCCATCGTCGCTCCATGCTTGTTATTAAGCACGGAAGAGCAAggtcctcttttctcctttatttttaacctttataCCATTTACACACTTTCTGTGATTCCTGCTATGGAAAGCAAAAGTGCAACGTATATTTTCTTCTTAAATTTACAagcaaaagtaaaagcaaacaTGAAGTCGGCCATCtcatattaataaaaaaaaaaaaaaagacatggtGAAACATAGATGTAAATAAAACTTAAACTCTACAGGAAAAACTATGACCCTGAAGTTttgacgctgtgtaaaacataaatctACTCaactgaaagcaaaacaaagacaatatattcaatgttttacctcatcagtgTCGTTgatttatgtaaatatatgcttttctgagtttgatgcagcaacatgcttgaaacaagttgggacaggagcaacaggtaaacaggttgattggtaacaggtgatagtgtcatgattgggtatgaaaggggaaTCCTGGAAAGGGTCAGTgattcacaagcaaggatggagcgaggttcaccactttgtgaacgcaTGATTGCATAAAGGATGTTTCTACAGGGGCTCAGgaacaaaacagtttgcttGAAGTGATTGCTATTTTTTGAAGTGGGGCTGTAGATTATCGATGATATGCTGCATAACTGGTAAAACTGCTGCTAGATGCTAGCTTAGGTTTTTCATGGCGCCTTGTTGTTCACATCAGGGAAATTACTCTCAAAGAAGGGGCCACGTAGAAACAGTCGTTGGCTAAAGCAGTTCTTATCAGTCATCATGAACTTTGATTTTGAAAGAATAATTACATCCAAAAAGTGATAATATGATCACCTGATTTCAGTTTATCCCAACTCAAGATTTGTTTTTGAGGAGCTGGACTTGCAAATGTaaacttttcacattttcccaTGCACGCACGCTGCCAACAACCTGAGAATGAAACAATTCAGCAAAAACGTTCTGTTCATTATCTGGAACTGGAGGAACATGGACCTGTGTTTACCGAATTTGacgtttttttccccttgtttgCTGAACAGAAATCTTGGCTGTAGTTTAACTTTCAGGCAACATCTTCCATCAGGAGCCAATCATGTCCTGAGTAGCGTGTTAGTATATGCCTGTTGGATTCAGCTCAGACAGCATCAGGACGTTGTGATTACGATTGCCAATGATTTGAGTCAGGCGAGATTTCTTTTACATTAAAAGCTCCCTGTTACAACTGTAATGTCAAAGTTCGTGTGAGCGTGCTCCCTCAGTTCCCTTCAAATAATTTTTCTGACAGTCTGATGTGATTCAGTTTTGGAGAATGAGCTGCATTTTGAATTATTCTGAATAATGTGGACCCCTGGCACTTAATATTTCGATCTTTTCTGTCTCAATTCCTTCCTTTTGAAGACTAAAAAGTGGATTACAAAGGTTCTTTCTTGTCCCTTCCTTGTGATCTCCATGCTGCACTTTTCTTCTCGGCCCTGAGCCGTCACTGGCCTCCCTTTGCCCCGTTAGGCCCTGAGGCCCTGCTGCCTCACTCCAGGTCTGAGCCACTGGAGATCCATGATGGATGTGCCTCGGGGGCTCTCTGTGGGAGGTGGGTTCAGGGCTTCACGCAGTCTGGCTGCTCCTCACTGTCAGAGGGGAAGACGTCAGCGTTCATGCTTAACCAGAGACAGCAGAGTCATGCCTGCAGTAGGATCACTGTCGTGTCAATAACACAACAGGGCTTAAGTCACTGCAGActgatatgttttatttttctgttttttgccaGTTTATATAACACAATGCTGTTTTAATCAGCGGCCAGTTCCTGAAAGCATAATTATAAGACGAGGGACAGCAGCTTGAAGCAAAgttacagaagaagaagaagaagccagaGCAGAGATAACAAACATgtctgaaaagacaaagaggagaataAGTAACTGTGACTTTGAAGTGCAGGGAAAGATACACTAAAAATGATTCAAAGTAACCTGAAATCATTGTTTTAGCTGCATCAGTGATAGTGCCAGGATTTAAAACAATAAGTTCACATTGTTGATACTAACTTTAAATCATAATTTTGACTGTAGATACACTCTTACTGATCCATGTCATCAGTCTGTGATTGTCAGGGAGTGCCAAGAGGTTTTGTTGTGTTGAAATGGTGTAATTTCCCTTTCAGCTGTAACCACATTCCCACATCTTAGTCAATGTTTTCCAACCCCAGAGCATGTGGGAAACCTGCAAGCTGGCATCTTaaggttttattattatattgatTTGATGACATACAAAAGCAATGTTACACAGCATTGCTTTAAGCATTTTGTCACCCTGAAAGATAGTGAAAAATTGTCTTAAACTTACACAAATCTATTGTTAAATAGATATTTTGCTTCCTTTATTTCAGGAGAACCCATGAAGAAATTATGAGAATAATGGTTGGTGATTCGAGTCAGTTTATCAAAACAGTGTTTAATTGTAAATTATCTTACATTTTACATGATGCTATTTTACAATATTATCATATTTCCACATTCTTATTTATTACAGATGTGTTGAGCTTTACAGATGGGTTTAGCATAGCCTAGCATGTTGTGCAATGAGTAGTCAAAACTGTCCAGTCATGGCAGTGAGATGAGGTGCAGCGGTGGGTGGCGGAGAACGCTTCAGTCCAGTTGATGTGAGGAAAGAGACGTCATCGGTGAATGTGCCTTAAGTTTCAACACAAAGCTATAGTACCTGATTGTGTTTACACTGTCACTGATTTATTAAGGTCAGCTCTATTCCTATACTAGTCGGCCAGTAACGAATAAACAATATTCAATGTCGAGTTTGTTTCTTTAAGCTGTCGTGTATACAGGCGGGGGGAAGGTTGCGGACATACGTCTTCTCAATAGGCCGTGGTAATAATGGACATGTGACCTCACGGTCTGAGAAGCCAGCAGCAAAATCACTGTTCCCAGTACCACAACTtgaatttaatgatttttttttgtttgtttgttttttttgaacAATAGCTTTACCAAACTGCTGATGTGGATGGCTGACAAGCTGGCTCTGATTAATTCAGAAATTAAATTATCTGTGTCACGTCAAAACAATCTTCTTGATTTCcgatgttttttttgtgcatatgAGTTGGATGATCCAAAGTGATTTCAGACTCAGTGACtaaaatcttattttatcttgtgCCAGTATCTGGTATCTGCGGACCAGCACAGATAATACAGGATGAAAAACGCTTGTAATTAAAGGCACAAGACGATCCCAtatttctcagtgttttgtttttattgcaaaCAATATAATACAAAAGATAAGCTTTTGAGACAATGCCATGTTTACCTACGGAAACTGCATTAAGAAGATGACAAGATGAGAACTAatgacacagaaaataaaaatgaggaaCACAACTTTTTTTCAATAACAAAAAGTATCCTGTTGATTCCAGCAAATTCTTTACAAAAACAGGCGCAGCTTCCATATCCATTAATTCATTTGTTAgcatgaaaaaagagaaaacttccagtttttcttttttttttaaagaaagactCATCGTGTAATTATAAGTAATCTGTACATAACTAGATCATGAATAAAAGAAACTTTTATACGGAAACATTTACaaatgataaataaacaaatttgTACCACATATGACAGCAAACTATTCCACTGAAAACTTTTCATCTCAGTTAGCTGCTGCGGAATTAAAAAGATAATTGCAAATAgttattttcaaataaaattaatGCTAAagaataaattaagaaaaaggttagggaaaaaaaaggatgggGCTGTAAGAATGACAGAAGCACACCAGACTCAGACCTGCTGGCTGCTGAGGAGactcaggtcaaaggtcatttcCTGCATCTCCTCAAGCAGGAAGTCAGAATTATGCTGTGGTTTCGACACTGCAATGCCAGTGGAAGGAGCCTCCCAACAGCGGCTCCAGAGGCACCAATGGTATCAAGGCAGTACCCAGATAACAGCAAGCATTGCTCAGTTGCATCTACCAGCACAGTAAGGCCCCGAGTAGAATTACATGGCACCTGCTATAGCGTTTCCAGCACAATAATTTGAGCTAAAGCAAAGAACAACAAGTAGAAGATTTGACTAATTCACTGACGACGCGGTCATGTCATGGCCAAAAATTCAAATCTATTTCGAACCTGCATTGCTCAATTCTTGCATCTCATGgcaattacaataaaatatgtacagtacaaaaATTCAAAGCAGAATGTAGGCTATTATAAGACGGCAGTGTCAGTAAACAGATGTTTCTTACTTCTGTACAAAAAATACATTAGTGAGAAGTAAGGCCACTGAGGGTGTTTTTACCCAGCATTCCTGCTCCTTTAGATGTGTTAAACCTTCAAATCATGACGATGAGGATGCTGATGACactgattatgatgatgatgacaagaGCAGAACACATACACAGTACATACTAAAATATTTATAACCAGTATGTCCTCACAGAGgatttaactttttttaaacattatatCTAAAAAAATATAATCACAATTCCAACCGATACAAAAGGCACTGTTGTGAGCCAATCCAAAGATATATTTTCAGTACTATAAAAAAGtccttgttgtgtttttctgttggcaATGATGGGTGTGTGGCGTGGTGGCGCAAAGGCCCCTGGCAGAAAGAAGTCTATGCATGAGATGGGTGTTGTACAGTCAGTGCTGAGGCTGCCTCCTCATGGCCTGGAGAGCTGTGTGTAAATGGGCTGCTGCTCCCAGTGCTGTGGACTGTGGGTCTGGGGCACGGAGGGCACCCCGGTGTTGTCGGCGATTGGGGTGTACATCGGCCTCTGGCTGGGGCTCATGTAGCTGAAGGTGGAGTACAGGCCGGAGCCCTGGCCAGCCGCGTGGCTGTAGTAGGAGTTGGCACCACCTTGGTGGTCTGAATAGTCATACTGTGCTCTTGTGATGGACGGGTAAGAGGAGGTGCTGTAGTGCTGCAGGTTGAAGGAGCCATAGGTGACATGCTGTGGGGAGCCCTGCTGCTCGCTGTAGTGGCTGGGGCTCAACTGCTCTGTCTTGATCTGGGTGGTTCTCTGCTGACCCTGCTGGCcttgctctcctcctccgcccAGGGTGGTCagagagtgctgctgctgctgcttggacATCCAGGCGTGGGCCCCGACATTGGCCGCCTGGCTGACTGAGGAGCTGCTGATGCCGTAGCTGCCGGTGTAGCCAGCCTGGGCTGCTCCGGTCACCCCAGCATGGCTGTGAGGTGGCAGGTACTGATCAAACTCATCGACATCAAAGCTGCCCATGTTGGAGATGACCTCGCTGCTCAGCTCGCCAATGTCCACAGCTCCAAAGTCGATGTTGAGTTGGCGACTGGTGCCCTCCTGCATGGGGCGCCCCTCACGCTTCAGGTCAGCTTTGCTGGAGGGGAGGTCTGTCTTGGGGGTGGTTGGAGGTGTTGGTGGGCCCTGGGACTGACCTGGTCAGAAGAAAGGCAGAGTTAGCCTCACAGTTCAAAAATCAGTTTACAAAATGATGCATCCAAACAAGATATTTCCTGCATGAAGGACTTGTAATAAAGTGAAAGTACAAATGTAAATGCTTTCAGGAGGAGTTTATTGGCACTATACTGACAGGTGTATTTGCATGATAGCTTGTAAAAACACACTAATTATTAATCATTAACAGGTGTCTGTTCAAGGCCCTGAGGGCTTCTAAAGATCTGATTTCTACAAACAGTACTAAATTTAGTCAGTTCTGGAAAAAATAGCAGAAAATATCTttaattctttttctttttttctttttttcttttcttacctGAGTGCTCTCCTGGAGAATGCACCTCGCCCAAACTGGACGCGGGAGAATCGGCCTGTTGCAGCGCCTTGAAGATCGCATTTGGAGAGATGTGGGTTTGCTCGCCGTCCTCGGGATCGTTCTGCCCATTCTTGACAGATTTTCTCCGCCTTGGCTGATATTTGTAGTCGGGGTGGTCCTTCTTGTGCTGCACTCTCAAACGTTCGGCTTCTTCCACAAACGGGCGCTTCTCCACTTCGTTTAGCAatctgaaaataacacagagaaTTGTACGCTCACATTAACATGCGTTCAATTACCACAACGCACAAGACACGGTTGATTCATAGAGGCGTGAAAGAGATGTGGGGAATTTATTAAATCTTTGCATTAACTGTTTCAGTATCGATATGCACGAGGAGCAGCTAAAAAAGTTCGCGCATGCTTAAAAAATCTTCTGTTAATGCAGTCGAGCATGGAAATTAGAAGCGCAACCAAAATCACAACATAAAAGACAGCAACAGAGAGATTTTCATGCATATAAAATCCATTAGTCAAATCCCCACACTGTAAAGCTCCACTTGAAACAGCACGCAGGTGGAGCATTTCATCGAAGAAATAGTGCGGTGCGCACAGCGGCGCGTAATAACGCACTGCGACAGTAACTGGAAATGCAAAGCGAGCCTACCTCCAAAGTTTGCCCAGGGTTTTGCTGAGTTCCGCGTTGTGCAAATGCGGGTATTGATCGGCCAGCTTCCTCCGTGCAGCTTGAGCCCAGACCATGAATGCGTTCATGGGTCTTTTGACGTGAGGCTTATTTTTACTTGAGCCGTTGACGCGCACCGGCATGGGCACCAGCGTCCAGTCGTAGCCCTTCAGCACCTGGGACACCGCATCTCTGATACACACCGGgaacttttcttcttcaccCTCCTTTTTGTAGTCTGGACCCAAGAGGAGGTGGTTGTCGGACGGCCGGGTGTTCTCAGTGTCCGATCCGGACCCGGACGGGCATGGCGAGCCTGCGGAGTCCTCAGACATGCTGGGGCTGGGAGCGTCTGAGTGACACTTCTCCTGTTCTTCTGTCATCTTCAGGTAAGGGTCGAGGAGATTCATGCGAAAAAGTTAAAGAACAGCTTCTCGCAgtaaaaaaaggagaaaatccTTCCTCCTAAATCCACGCGCTGTGCCCGAAGACTGCAGTGACAGCCTGCGAGGGCGCACAGCTTGACTGGCAAACTTGAATCctcacagggggaaaaaaaaaagcaaaaaacaaaagttttgttGCTCCTTCGGCTTTTCGGAAATTCGCAGACGAGGAGGCGAGTGGCAAGTGATCGCTTTCTAATGCTTAACTTTGAAACTGTGACTTTAAAGAGAAATGTGACTGGGAGATCTACTCTTGGAGGATTGCTGAAGAGTCTACAGGCACAGGAGGCGATGCCTGGATTTATGTCTGACGGCGAAGAAATGATTGGGGGAAACTTTCTGTAGGCGGGGACGTAACATGACTCTGCTCTAGAGAACTTTGTAGtcaacaacagtgaaaatgcAATTCAAGTgggaaaaagtgttttttcctcctATAATCCTTGATTTCATTTACATGTAAAACTTAAAGTTTAACGAGGGGATACTTAAAAGTTTAATATTAAACGCTCTGAGAAAAACAATGTAAGTAGGGCTATAATTACTCATCTTGACTACAGAATAATACAAAAATGCAAACCATTTTAATATTATAGTGATATGAAGCTAGATAAAAAATATAGCACACAAGTAATTCTTTAAATCTTTGATTTACAGACAGAATCTCTGCATCATCAACATTATAATCTTCATTATATAACTTCATAATTGCAGTTCTCATAGCTTTATTATACTTAACTATAGACTGTAATCCCTTTATTTAGATTTAATGGAAAATACAGgctcatttacacatttttacagatttagatttttataTGTTGAAATGTCTAATGTTTAATTCCCTTGCTTTATCAGCTAAAATTATCTTTTTGTTAAAGTTGCTCTTCTGAGGGCAATAATCAGCTGTTTGCATGAGATATCTATGTGATGCCCAGTTCGGACGTAAGAAGTAAGTAAGAAGAAGTAAGAGCAGTTCTCACGACAAAGCTAAACGCATCTTTTATCATTCAGATTTTGGTAGAATaaatatttgtgcatttgtgaatgAATGCGGCCAGTCTGAGGTGTTTGCTGCACTGGGACAGTTGAGTCAGAGTGAGGCTGTTTCGGAGCTGCAGCTCTCTCAGCTCCGCTCAGTGACCGCATGGACCAATAGGGGGCGACAGCAGTCCAGAAACTTTAGAGGAAGCCTTGCAACTATCCGGGGgctgcacacatgaaaacaaagtgggAAAGTAGTACACAACATATTTCAAAATTAAAGCTCTACTTTTATATTTCAGGTCTTCCTCTTTCCTGCGGAAAATGTATTGATCCGAACAAGGTGAGAGGCCAGACTGCAAAACAGGAGATTCTTGACAAAAAACGTTTCTTATTGAAAATAATCAACAAGGGACATGACACTATCTTCCAATTAATTTATAATGTCTTTATTTGAACaggctttttccttttttgtatgtttgtttgtttgtttttagcatGAATGAGCATTCTTTTGATTCATGATTTAATTGACTGATGATGTTATGATGAATTCAAGTTTGCCACTCAGTATGCAGGATGCAATTTTAAAACAGTTTCTGATTAATGTATAAA is a window encoding:
- the LOC139343252 gene encoding transcription factor Sox-9-A-like translates to MNLLDPYLKMTEEQEKCHSDAPSPSMSEDSAGSPCPSGSGSDTENTRPSDNHLLLGPDYKKEGEEEKFPVCIRDAVSQVLKGYDWTLVPMPVRVNGSSKNKPHVKRPMNAFMVWAQAARRKLADQYPHLHNAELSKTLGKLWRLLNEVEKRPFVEEAERLRVQHKKDHPDYKYQPRRRKSVKNGQNDPEDGEQTHISPNAIFKALQQADSPASSLGEVHSPGEHSGQSQGPPTPPTTPKTDLPSSKADLKREGRPMQEGTSRQLNIDFGAVDIGELSSEVISNMGSFDVDEFDQYLPPHSHAGVTGAAQAGYTGSYGISSSSVSQAANVGAHAWMSKQQQQHSLTTLGGGGEQGQQGQQRTTQIKTEQLSPSHYSEQQGSPQHVTYGSFNLQHYSTSSYPSITRAQYDYSDHQGGANSYYSHAAGQGSGLYSTFSYMSPSQRPMYTPIADNTGVPSVPQTHSPQHWEQQPIYTQLSRP